A genomic stretch from Nocardia wallacei includes:
- the nuoN gene encoding NADH-quinone oxidoreductase subunit NuoN produces MRDTPVNQLLAATVPAPSIEYSELSPMLIVFGAAVAGVIVEAFAPRGWRYPLQLVLGFAGLAVALGAVIALAGTTSTAVVDAVAVDNVALFLQGAILVVAILGLMLMAERGIEPRLRRAHREGPGTWSRAAAVATAAAPVDAFTPQAAAMPGSQDEIAAARAGFSTTEVFPLTLFVVGGLLLFPASNDLLTMFIALEVLSLPLYLLCGLARRRRLLSQEAALKYFLLGAFSSAFFLYGMALLYGYAGTVRFGGIAEVAAGDSGSKTLAVLGLAMLAVGLLFKIGAVPFQSWVPDVYQGAPTPVTAFMAAGTKIAAVGALLRLLQVGVPSLREDWRPILAAIAIATMAVGAIMAVTQTDMKRILAYSSVAHAGFILTALVADNASGTSSVLFYLAAYGITTVGAFAAVTLVRDADGEEATALPAWAGLGRRSPWLATIVALFLLSMAGIPLTSGFVSKFAVFSAAAEGRAPVLVIVGVVASAIAAFFYIRVIVLMFFTDPPEAAPRIVTPPVTTAVITLSAAATLVLGILPQPVLDMAERATVFAR; encoded by the coding sequence GTGAGGGACACACCAGTGAATCAGCTTCTCGCCGCAACGGTTCCGGCTCCCTCGATCGAATACAGCGAGCTGTCGCCGATGCTGATCGTGTTCGGTGCGGCCGTCGCCGGAGTGATCGTGGAGGCGTTCGCGCCGCGCGGCTGGCGCTACCCGTTGCAACTGGTGCTCGGTTTCGCCGGTCTCGCGGTGGCGCTGGGCGCGGTGATCGCCTTGGCCGGAACCACCTCGACCGCCGTGGTCGACGCGGTGGCCGTCGACAATGTGGCGCTGTTCCTGCAGGGCGCCATTCTGGTGGTCGCCATCCTCGGTCTGATGTTGATGGCCGAGCGCGGGATCGAGCCCCGGCTGCGGCGCGCGCACCGGGAAGGTCCGGGCACCTGGAGCCGCGCGGCCGCCGTGGCCACCGCCGCCGCACCGGTCGACGCGTTCACCCCGCAGGCGGCCGCCATGCCGGGCAGCCAGGACGAGATCGCCGCCGCGCGAGCGGGTTTCAGCACCACCGAGGTGTTCCCGCTGACCCTGTTCGTGGTCGGCGGCCTGCTGCTGTTTCCCGCCTCCAACGATCTGCTGACGATGTTCATCGCACTCGAGGTGCTGTCGCTGCCGCTGTACCTGCTGTGCGGGCTGGCGCGCCGGCGGCGGCTGCTGTCGCAGGAGGCGGCGCTGAAGTACTTCCTGCTCGGCGCGTTCTCCTCGGCGTTCTTCCTCTACGGCATGGCGCTGCTGTACGGGTACGCGGGCACGGTGCGCTTCGGCGGCATCGCCGAGGTGGCGGCCGGGGACTCCGGCTCGAAAACCCTCGCGGTGCTGGGCCTGGCCATGCTGGCGGTCGGGCTGTTGTTCAAGATCGGCGCGGTGCCGTTCCAGTCCTGGGTGCCCGACGTGTATCAGGGAGCGCCGACGCCGGTGACGGCGTTCATGGCGGCCGGGACGAAGATCGCCGCCGTGGGCGCGCTGCTGCGACTGCTCCAGGTCGGCGTGCCGAGCCTGCGCGAGGACTGGCGGCCGATCCTCGCCGCGATCGCCATTGCCACGATGGCGGTCGGTGCGATCATGGCGGTGACCCAGACCGACATGAAACGCATCCTGGCGTATTCGTCGGTGGCGCATGCCGGTTTCATCCTCACCGCGCTGGTGGCCGACAACGCCTCCGGCACCTCGTCGGTGTTGTTCTATCTGGCCGCGTACGGCATCACGACGGTCGGCGCGTTCGCGGCGGTGACGCTGGTGCGCGACGCCGACGGCGAGGAGGCCACCGCCCTGCCCGCCTGGGCCGGGCTGGGCCGCCGCTCCCCTTGGCTGGCAACGATTGTCGCGCTGTTCCTGCTTTCGATGGCCGGTATCCCGCTCACCAGCGGCTTCGTCAGCAAGTTCGCCGTGTTCTCGGCGGCCGCCGAGGGGCGCGCCCCGGTGCTGGTGATCGTCGGCGTCGTCGCCAGCGCGATCGCGGCGTTCTTCTACATCCGGGTCATCGTGCTGATGTTCTTCACCGACCCGCCCGAGGCCGCGCCGCGGATCGTCACCCCGCCGGTGACCACCGCGGTGATCACGCTGTCGGCGGCGGCGACGCTGGTACTCGGTATCCTGCCGCAGCCGGTGCTCGACATGGCCGAGCGCGCAACGGTTTTCGCGCGCTGA